The following proteins come from a genomic window of Malus domestica chromosome 02, GDT2T_hap1:
- the LOC103445342 gene encoding protein OXIDATIVE STRESS 3 LIKE 1-like, protein MSIALQRNGGGGNNMIRRPRFIHGAPCIPIHDSSENKGFAQDRRLDQEDSCSSSSSSVGRNSDSSDGSSEGEESGEAEVQSSLKGPLDTMDQLEEVLPVKRGISKFYSGKSKSFTSLADISSVSSVKELAKPKSRYTKKRKNILAQNYFQDKNCNDLSKRPAANSSRASFLIGETLSRSPIYSNGEGSNSISPSPSSCLPPLPPHGRRSPDKEPSPPLPRRSSPWRSFSLSDLQCIAAETPDVTGVGV, encoded by the exons ATGTCAATCGCTCTACAGAGAAACGGCGGTGGCGGCAATAATATGATCCGACGGCCGAGGTTCATCCACGGGGCGCCTTGCATCCCCATCCACGACTCGTCGGAAAATAAGGGGTTTGCTCAAGATCGTCGTCTTGACCAGGAGGACTCTTGCAGCAGCTCGTCGTCTTCAGTTGGAAGGAACAGCGACTCGTCCGATGGGTCGTCGGAGGGGGAGGAATCCGGTGAGGCTGAGGTGCAGAGCTCGCTTAAAGGACCGTTGGACACCATGGACCAGCTCGAGGAGGTTTTGCCTGTCAA GAGAGGTATATCCAAGTTTTATAGCGGTAAATCAAAGTCCTTCACAAGCCTAGCAGATATCTCGTCTGTTTCTTCTGTCAAGGAACTTGCAAAGCCAAAAAGCCGTTATACCAAGAAGCGCAAGAATATATTAGCCCAGAATTATTTTCAGGATAAAAACTGCAATGACTTATCAAAGAGACCAGCTGCTAACTCTAGTCGAGCATCGTTTCTTATTGGGGAGACTTTGAGCCGCTCCCCTATCTATAGCAACGGGGAGGGATCCAACTCAATTTCACCATCACCTTCTTCCTGTCTTCCACCTCTGCCTCCACACGGTAGACGATCACCTGATAAAGAACCATCACCACCTCTTCCTCGACGGAGTTCTCCTTGGAGATCATTCTCTCTTTCTGATCTGCAGTGCATCGCTGCAGAAACACCTGACGTAACTGGCGTGGGAGTTTGA
- the LOC103422190 gene encoding GCN5-related N-acetyltransferase 6, chloroplastic-like isoform X1, producing MAVFVRTTFEFGFLFSAGGLESELYLAPKSSWESIFRSRMIRDQTSVSQASLSVKVNSRGRTVLMLTISIDKPVLLRFSHVKCRSHQKFLRINATWKRDSKSSHPRKMEELSVELPTQTIPHCEPSKHPDLQFDRLQPSDEDLDQEKKLEFGQFVAREATLDEEYWTAAWLRAESHWEEQKNDRFADSNKRKFADRAFNAIKRRAKGQNGQLCTCIVTVKKDTKNVKRTVVKSVVGTLDLSIRYLLDGETFPGERVKAPLFCSTNRTQSSRYGYISNLCVAKAARRQGIASNMLQFAIRSAILNANVEQIYVHVDRKNKPAQELYRKMGFEIIERANSQLSEEQTYLLCFKT from the exons ATGGCCGTTTTTGTTCGGACCACTTTTGAGTTTGGGTTCCTCTTCAGTGCTGGAGGTCTAGAATCCGAACTCTATCTCGCCCCAAAATCATCATGGGAATCCATATTTCGGTCCCGTATGAT CAGGGATCAAACAAGCGTTTCACAAGCATCTCTCTCTGTGAAAGTCAATTCCAGAGGAAGAACTGTTCTGATGTTGACGATTTCAATTGACAAGCCTGTGCTGTTGAGATTTTCCCATGTCAAATGTAGAAGTCATCAAAAGTTTCTCAGGATCAATGCCACTTG GAAAAGGGATTCAAAGTCCTCTCATCCAAGGAAGATGGAAGAACTTTCAGTAGAGCTTCCAACACAAACTATTCCTCACTGTGAACCATCAAAGCATCCTGATCTGCAATTTGACCGGCTGCAGCCATCAGATGAAGATTTAGATCAAGAGAAAAAGTTGGAATTTGGACAATTTGTTGCACGAGAAGCCACACTGGATGAAGAATACTGG ACAGCAGCATGGCTACGTGCAGAAAGTCACTGGGAGGAGCAAAAAAATGACCG ATTTGCTGATAGTAACAAAAGGAAATTTGCAGACCGG GCATTCAATGCTATAAAAAGACGAGCAAAGGGGCAGAATGGGCAGCTATGCACATGCATTGTTACG GTGAAGAAGGACACAAAGAATGTGAAACGCACTGTTGTGAAAAGTGTAGTTGGAACACTTGATTTGAGCATTCGGTACTTGTTGGATGGAGAGACCTTTCCAGGG GAACGGGTAAAAGCTCCTCTCTTTTGCAGTACCAACAGGACACAGTCAAGTAGATATGGTTATATTTCAAACTTATGTGTGGCCAAAGCAGCACGACGACAGGGTATTGCAAGCAATATGCTACAATTTGCTATTAGATCCGCAATTTTAAATG CTAATGTGGAACAGATATATGTGCATGTGGATAGAAAGAACAAACCCGCCCAGGAACTGTACCGAAAGATGGGCTTTGAG ATCATTGAAAGGGCGAACTCTCAATTGTCAGAGGAGCAGACTTACTTGCTTTGTTTCAAGACCTGA
- the LOC103427987 gene encoding uncharacterized protein, whose amino-acid sequence MKKMVEHVPVEALAMQDCIGRNVLHTLAISGSAKKQVAGQMKVAKALVTKNPVLTQIADQDGMVPLHLSCCSDDRELVWYLTLVTRDEHPTWPFTGPMASFLTSAVTYSGFHEICLYLVRQYPSLATAISEKGYTLLRGLADRASDFPSGSKLGFWENFIYQVVPVEFNYGPPSSMRGDEEAPHENSAQIAVQSLRTYFLQVFQFQKFEKLFWKALEQVAPCIKKVRDTKLRHRYAMELVEHIFAHAASSMNLSELLAFVQNGQSLTIAISSDIVEILRVCFHYVPDAVSISLPTLGGINLLQLAMFLRREKTFNFLCRMSDACPRMIANALLFESKFTIWHMVAQLPPTGSSQLSHVAGSALQLQRELQWFKAVEKFMCPVFREWKTPEGKTPEGKTAIEVFVEEHKGLREEGEKWMKDTSTSCMVVAILVASVMFSAAFTAPGGNHTDKGTPIFLSKTTFKVFAISDALSLFSSLTSVLIFLSLLTPRYAEKDFLEALPKRLILGLGSLFFSLATMMVAFGTALSIVLTQRLDWIYVPITLLACFPVAMFVILQLPLFIQMIRSTYGSGIFSP is encoded by the exons ATGAAAAAAATGGTTGAACATGTGCCAGTGGAAGCACTTGCAATGCAAGATTGTATCGGCCGCAATGTCTTGCACACTCTTGCAATTTCTGGAAGCGCCAAGAAGCAGGTGGCTGGACAGATGAAGGTGGCTAAGGCATTGGTGACGAAAAACCCTGTGTTGACACAAATAGCGGACCAAGACGGAATGGTCCCTCTCCACCTTTCTTGCTGTAGTGACGATAGGGAGTTGGTGTGGTATCTCACTTTGGTAACGAGGGATGAGCATCCTACTTGGCCCTTCACCGGTCCTATGGCCAGTTTTTTAACCTCCGCCGTAACCTATTCGGGCTTTCATG AAATATGTCTGTATCTAGTCCGGCAGTACCCTAGCTTAGCGACCGCTATATCCGAAAAAGGTTATACTTTGCTAAGAGGGTTGGCAGATAGAGCTTCCGACTTCCCGAGCGGGAGTAAGCTTGGATTCTGGGAAAACTTCATCTATCAGG TTGTACCAGTGGAGTTCAATTATGGACCACCAAGTTCAATGAGAGGGGATGAGGAGGCTCCTCATGAAAACTCTGCACAAATTGCAGTCCAATCACTAAGAACCTATTTTCTACAAG TGTTTCAATTTCAGAAGTTCGAAAAATTATTTTGGAAAGCTTTAGAGCAAGTTG CGCCCTGTATCAAGAAAGTTCGAgatacaaagttgagacacagGTATGCTATGGAACTGGTAGAACATATCTTTGCACACGCTGCTTCGAGTATGAATTTATCGGAGCTCCTTGCGTTTGTACAAAATGGACAGAGCCTGACCATTGCCATATCCAGTGACATAGTTGAGATTTTGAGGGTATGCTTTCATTATGTTCCGGATGCGGTTTCCATTTCACTTCCTACATTAGGAGGTATAAACCTTCTGCAATTGGCTATGTTCCTCCGGCGAGAAAAAACTTTCAACTTTCTTTGTCGGATGAGCGACGCATGTCCTAGGATGATTGCAAACGCTTTGCTGTTCGAATCGAAGTTTACTATCTGGCATATGGTAGCTCAGTTGCCACCTACAGGATCGAGTCAATTGTCACATGTTGCCGGTTCTGCTTTGCAACTGCAGAGAGAGTTGCAGTGGTTTAAG GCAGTCGAGAAGTTCATGTGCCCGGTCTTTAGGGAATGGAAAACACCCGAAGGGAAAACACCCGAAGGGAAAACAGCCATTGAAGTGTTTGTAGAGGAGCACAAAGGGCTGCGCGAAGAGGGAGAGAAATGGATGAAGGATACATCAACCTCTTGCATGGTGGTGGCCATTCTAGTTGCCTCAGTGATGTTTTCTGCCGCCTTTACTGCACCCGGAGGCAACCATACCGACAAAGGAACTCCAATATTTTTGTCCAAAACTACGTTCAAGGTGTTTGCTATTTCGGATGCACTGTCTCTATTTTCGTCTTTGACTTCAGTCCTGATATTCTTGTCACTGCTAACACCACGCTACGCTGAGAAAGACTTCTTGGAGGCCTTGCCGAAGAGGTTGATTTTGGGACTCGGATCTCTCTTCTTTTCGTTAGCCACCATGATGGTAGCGTTCGGAACAGCTCTTTCGATTGTGCTCACTCAGAGATTGGATTGGATTTATGTTCCAATTACTTTACTGGCTTGTTTTCCGGTGGCTATGTTCGTGATCTTACAGCTTCCATTGTTTATCCAGATGATCCGATCAACTTATGGATCCGGCATCTTTTCCCCCTAA
- the LOC114823751 gene encoding ankyrin repeat-containing protein ITN1-like, translating to MVYGTYVRESEVEKLVNPISKQAVNNEEKTARQVFTEQHKSLLEEGEKWMKDTANSCMVVSTLIAIVVFAAAFTVPGGNNGDTGTPIFLWNNMFMVFAISDALALFASLTSLLMFLAILTTRYAEEDFLESLPRKLIIGLASLFFAIATLMIAFGATTLTIVLSERLKWISFPITLLACFPVALFAMLQLPLFVQMVRSMYGSGIFCPQKLW from the exons ATGGTTTATGGTACGTACGTGCGCGAATCA GAGGTTGAGAAATTGGTTAACCCTATTTCTAAGCAAGCTGTGAATAACGAGGAGAAAACAGCGCGCCAAGTATTTACAGAGCAGCACAAAAGTTTGCTTGAAGAGGGAGAAAAGTGGATGAAGGACACAGCAAATTCTTGCATGGTGGTTTCAACTCTAATTGCCATTGTAGTCTTTGCTGCAGCATTCACCGTTCCCGGTGGAAACAACGGTGATACAGGCACTCCAATTTTCCTATGGAACAACATGTTCATGGTGTTCGCAATTTCGGATGCACTCGCTCTATTTGCCTCTCTCACTTCCCTCTTAATGTTCTTAGCAATCCTTACCACACGCTATGCAGAAGAGGATTTCCTCGAGTCCTTGCCCAGGAAGTTGATAATCGGACTCGCTTCTCTTTTCTTCGCTATAGCCACACTAATGATAGCATTTGGTGCAACTACTCTTACCATTGTGCTTAGTGAGAGATTGAAATGGATTTCATTTCCAATCACATTGCTGGCTTGTTTTCCGGTGGCTTTGTTTGCAATGCTGCAACTTCCCTTGTTCGTCCAAATGGTCCGATCAATGTATGGCTCCGGCATCTTTTGCCCTCAAAAGCTTTGGTAA
- the LOC103427980 gene encoding uncharacterized protein isoform X1 — translation MDWGSSGEEPTSCEELYSVNLIPSELFFKFRKEVQNLRVGLNLEFFNAPINEFQGKIVLKPLAPERMWKFIYEPIHQDVRVLSKKIPLTGYLNLQVGIGHNFQMNATGWKWKLTTCFGGDGISRIRNKTSVGLVPGVDLRFGWRADYVLPEITGALGTGEPWFNMNSGKLQASLDRVEAIVNYTDIYNTYKSKDKQEQQQRPETDVISYSSPSDPLK, via the exons ATGGATTGGGGTTCGAGTGGGGAAGAACCAACTTCGTGCGAAGAACTTTACAGTGTAAATTTGATACCGTCGGAGTTATTTTTCAAGTTCCGGAAAGAAGTGCAGAATTTAAGGGTCGGCCTCAATCTGGAG TTCTTTAATGCTCCAATCAATGAGTTTCAAGGAAAGATTGTATTGAAGCCGTTGGCTCCTGAACGGATGTGGAAGTTCATCTACGAGCCTATCCATCAGGATGTTCGtgttctttcaaaaaagattcCTCTAACTGGATATCTAAATCTTCAG GTTGGCATAGGCCATAATTTTCAAATGAATGCAACCGGGTGGAAATGGAAACTTACTACTTGTTTTGGTGGAGATGGCATATCTCGGATCCGGAATAAGACATCGGTTGGCTTGGTCCCTGGTGTGGATTTGCGCTTTGGGTGGAGGGCGGATTATGTGCTTCCAGAAATCACCGG GGCGTTGGGTACTGGTGAACCGTGGTTCAACATGAACTCGGGAAAGTTACAAGCATCACTAGATAGAGTTGAGGCCATCGTAAACTACACTGATATCTACAATACATACAAGTCCAAAGACAAG CAGGAACAGCAGCAGAGACCTGAAACGGATGTGATTTCTTATTCCAGTCCTTCGGATCCCTTAAAATGA
- the LOC103422190 gene encoding GCN5-related N-acetyltransferase 6, chloroplastic-like isoform X3 yields MLTISIDKPVLLRFSHVKCRSHQKFLRINATWKRDSKSSHPRKMEELSVELPTQTIPHCEPSKHPDLQFDRLQPSDEDLDQEKKLEFGQFVAREATLDEEYWTAAWLRAESHWEEQKNDRFADSNKRKFADRAFNAIKRRAKGQNGQLCTCIVTVKKDTKNVKRTVVKSVVGTLDLSIRYLLDGETFPGERVKAPLFCSTNRTQSSRYGYISNLCVAKAARRQGIASNMLQFAIRSAILNANVEQIYVHVDRKNKPAQELYRKMGFEIIERANSQLSEEQTYLLCFKT; encoded by the exons ATGTTGACGATTTCAATTGACAAGCCTGTGCTGTTGAGATTTTCCCATGTCAAATGTAGAAGTCATCAAAAGTTTCTCAGGATCAATGCCACTTG GAAAAGGGATTCAAAGTCCTCTCATCCAAGGAAGATGGAAGAACTTTCAGTAGAGCTTCCAACACAAACTATTCCTCACTGTGAACCATCAAAGCATCCTGATCTGCAATTTGACCGGCTGCAGCCATCAGATGAAGATTTAGATCAAGAGAAAAAGTTGGAATTTGGACAATTTGTTGCACGAGAAGCCACACTGGATGAAGAATACTGG ACAGCAGCATGGCTACGTGCAGAAAGTCACTGGGAGGAGCAAAAAAATGACCG ATTTGCTGATAGTAACAAAAGGAAATTTGCAGACCGG GCATTCAATGCTATAAAAAGACGAGCAAAGGGGCAGAATGGGCAGCTATGCACATGCATTGTTACG GTGAAGAAGGACACAAAGAATGTGAAACGCACTGTTGTGAAAAGTGTAGTTGGAACACTTGATTTGAGCATTCGGTACTTGTTGGATGGAGAGACCTTTCCAGGG GAACGGGTAAAAGCTCCTCTCTTTTGCAGTACCAACAGGACACAGTCAAGTAGATATGGTTATATTTCAAACTTATGTGTGGCCAAAGCAGCACGACGACAGGGTATTGCAAGCAATATGCTACAATTTGCTATTAGATCCGCAATTTTAAATG CTAATGTGGAACAGATATATGTGCATGTGGATAGAAAGAACAAACCCGCCCAGGAACTGTACCGAAAGATGGGCTTTGAG ATCATTGAAAGGGCGAACTCTCAATTGTCAGAGGAGCAGACTTACTTGCTTTGTTTCAAGACCTGA
- the LOC114822692 gene encoding uncharacterized protein isoform X1 produces MIAVKASHSQFVTKIVELMPTEALLLQDFSGNTALHYAAVAGTMQDAQTMVRKNPALTQITNDAGETPLLLAASFAANSKDMVWYLSLVTKDEPPSYPFTGLLACRLISFITGAGFCDISLNLVRRYPNLATAVESGRNVLSSLASKPSDFLSEYKLGYLESFIYPFVSVDLTCQPPHSVRRYVEDLHGKSGDLAAEAKTQSIIHYVYQVLPIIKQVREKKMELKCAVELVKLVCSHGNSSMNCYQIIQFFGAQCLRLAMRVGAVDIVKLCLQHFPILVTVPLTADRNILQAAVEVRQERIYNIILGMGVSTRLLASALTRTTGENILHLVARLPPSTRLSFVSGPALLLN; encoded by the exons ATGATCGCAGTTAAGGCTAGTCATTCCCAGTTTGTGACTAAGATAGTGGAACTCATGCCCACGGAAGCGCTTTTACTACAAGACTTTAGTGGTAACACCGCCCTCCACTACGCTGCTGTGGCCGGAACTATGCAGGATGCTCAGACAATGGTAAGGAAAAACCCTGCTTTGACACAAATAACCAACGACGCAGGTGAAACTCCGCTTTTGCTGGCGGCCTCTTTTGCTGCTAATAGCAAGGACATGGTCTGGTACCTATCTTTGGTAACAAAAGACGAACCTCCTAGCTATCCTTTCACTGGTCTTTTGGCTTGTCGACTCATTAGTTTCATAACTGGGGCAGGTTTTTGTG ATATTAGCTTAAATTTAGTTCGACGATACCCTAACTTGGCGACTGCTGTTGAATCTGGGAGAAACGTACTCTCTTCCCTGGCATCTAAACCTTCAGATTTCCTAAGTGAATATAAGCTGGGATACTTGGAAAGCTTCATCTATCCAT TTGTTTCGGTGGATCTCACATGTCAACCACCTCATTCCGTAAGACGGTATGTGGAGGATCTCCATGGAAAGTCCGGAGACCTTGCAGCAGAAGCAAAAACACAGTCAATAATCCATTATGTGTATCAAG TACTACCAATTATTAAGCAAGTTCGAGAGAAAAAGATGGAACTCAAATGTGCGGTGGAATTAGTAAAACTTGTTTGTTCACATGGCAATTCTAGCATGAACTGCTATCAGATTATTCAATTTTTCGGTGCACAATGCCTGAGATTAGCGATGCGGGTTGGAGCAGTTGATATCGTAAAGTTATGCCTTCAACATTTTCCGATTCTGGTTACCGTGCCTTTAACAGCAGACCGAAACATTCTGCAAGCTGCTGTTGAAGTTCGGCAAGAAAGGATATACAACATTATACTAGGAATGGGTGTTAGCACCAGGTTGCTGGCTTCCGCTCTAACCAGGACAACCGGAGAAAACATACTGCATTTGGTTGCACGGTTGCCACCTTCTACTCGTCTCTCATTTGTTTCTGGTCCTGCTCTACTGTTGAATTAA
- the LOC103427980 gene encoding uncharacterized protein isoform X2 — translation MDWGSSGEEPTSCEELYSVNLIPSELFFKFRKEVQNLRVGLNLEFFNAPINEFQGKIVLKPLAPERMWKFIYEPIHQDVRVLSKKIPLTGYLNLQVGIGHNFQMNATGWKWKLTTCFGGDGISRIRNKTSVGLVPGVDLRFGWRADYVLPEITGALGTGEPWFNMNSGKLQASLDRVEAIVNYTDIYNTYKSKDKEQQQRPETDVISYSSPSDPLK, via the exons ATGGATTGGGGTTCGAGTGGGGAAGAACCAACTTCGTGCGAAGAACTTTACAGTGTAAATTTGATACCGTCGGAGTTATTTTTCAAGTTCCGGAAAGAAGTGCAGAATTTAAGGGTCGGCCTCAATCTGGAG TTCTTTAATGCTCCAATCAATGAGTTTCAAGGAAAGATTGTATTGAAGCCGTTGGCTCCTGAACGGATGTGGAAGTTCATCTACGAGCCTATCCATCAGGATGTTCGtgttctttcaaaaaagattcCTCTAACTGGATATCTAAATCTTCAG GTTGGCATAGGCCATAATTTTCAAATGAATGCAACCGGGTGGAAATGGAAACTTACTACTTGTTTTGGTGGAGATGGCATATCTCGGATCCGGAATAAGACATCGGTTGGCTTGGTCCCTGGTGTGGATTTGCGCTTTGGGTGGAGGGCGGATTATGTGCTTCCAGAAATCACCGG GGCGTTGGGTACTGGTGAACCGTGGTTCAACATGAACTCGGGAAAGTTACAAGCATCACTAGATAGAGTTGAGGCCATCGTAAACTACACTGATATCTACAATACATACAAGTCCAAAGACAAG GAACAGCAGCAGAGACCTGAAACGGATGTGATTTCTTATTCCAGTCCTTCGGATCCCTTAAAATGA
- the LOC103422190 gene encoding GCN5-related N-acetyltransferase 6, chloroplastic-like isoform X2 produces MGIHISVPYDVIIIVYWEVTRMTAASSRDQTSVSQASLSVKVNSRGRTVLMLTISIDKPVLLRFSHVKCRSHQKFLRINATWKRDSKSSHPRKMEELSVELPTQTIPHCEPSKHPDLQFDRLQPSDEDLDQEKKLEFGQFVAREATLDEEYWTAAWLRAESHWEEQKNDRFADSNKRKFADRAFNAIKRRAKGQNGQLCTCIVTVKKDTKNVKRTVVKSVVGTLDLSIRYLLDGETFPGERVKAPLFCSTNRTQSSRYGYISNLCVAKAARRQGIASNMLQFAIRSAILNANVEQIYVHVDRKNKPAQELYRKMGFEIIERANSQLSEEQTYLLCFKT; encoded by the exons ATGGGAATCCATATTTCGGTCCCGTATGATGTGATAATAATTGTGTACTGGGAAGTCACAAGAATG ACAGCCGCATCCAGCAGGGATCAAACAAGCGTTTCACAAGCATCTCTCTCTGTGAAAGTCAATTCCAGAGGAAGAACTGTTCTGATGTTGACGATTTCAATTGACAAGCCTGTGCTGTTGAGATTTTCCCATGTCAAATGTAGAAGTCATCAAAAGTTTCTCAGGATCAATGCCACTTG GAAAAGGGATTCAAAGTCCTCTCATCCAAGGAAGATGGAAGAACTTTCAGTAGAGCTTCCAACACAAACTATTCCTCACTGTGAACCATCAAAGCATCCTGATCTGCAATTTGACCGGCTGCAGCCATCAGATGAAGATTTAGATCAAGAGAAAAAGTTGGAATTTGGACAATTTGTTGCACGAGAAGCCACACTGGATGAAGAATACTGG ACAGCAGCATGGCTACGTGCAGAAAGTCACTGGGAGGAGCAAAAAAATGACCG ATTTGCTGATAGTAACAAAAGGAAATTTGCAGACCGG GCATTCAATGCTATAAAAAGACGAGCAAAGGGGCAGAATGGGCAGCTATGCACATGCATTGTTACG GTGAAGAAGGACACAAAGAATGTGAAACGCACTGTTGTGAAAAGTGTAGTTGGAACACTTGATTTGAGCATTCGGTACTTGTTGGATGGAGAGACCTTTCCAGGG GAACGGGTAAAAGCTCCTCTCTTTTGCAGTACCAACAGGACACAGTCAAGTAGATATGGTTATATTTCAAACTTATGTGTGGCCAAAGCAGCACGACGACAGGGTATTGCAAGCAATATGCTACAATTTGCTATTAGATCCGCAATTTTAAATG CTAATGTGGAACAGATATATGTGCATGTGGATAGAAAGAACAAACCCGCCCAGGAACTGTACCGAAAGATGGGCTTTGAG ATCATTGAAAGGGCGAACTCTCAATTGTCAGAGGAGCAGACTTACTTGCTTTGTTTCAAGACCTGA
- the LOC114822692 gene encoding uncharacterized protein isoform X2, with product MIAVKASHSQFVTKIVELMPTEALLLQDFSGNTALHYAAVAGTMQDAQTMVRKNPALTQITNDAGETPLLLAASFAANSKDMVWYLSLVTKDEPPSYPFTGLLACRLISFITGAGFCVVSVDLTCQPPHSVRRYVEDLHGKSGDLAAEAKTQSIIHYVYQVLPIIKQVREKKMELKCAVELVKLVCSHGNSSMNCYQIIQFFGAQCLRLAMRVGAVDIVKLCLQHFPILVTVPLTADRNILQAAVEVRQERIYNIILGMGVSTRLLASALTRTTGENILHLVARLPPSTRLSFVSGPALLLN from the exons ATGATCGCAGTTAAGGCTAGTCATTCCCAGTTTGTGACTAAGATAGTGGAACTCATGCCCACGGAAGCGCTTTTACTACAAGACTTTAGTGGTAACACCGCCCTCCACTACGCTGCTGTGGCCGGAACTATGCAGGATGCTCAGACAATGGTAAGGAAAAACCCTGCTTTGACACAAATAACCAACGACGCAGGTGAAACTCCGCTTTTGCTGGCGGCCTCTTTTGCTGCTAATAGCAAGGACATGGTCTGGTACCTATCTTTGGTAACAAAAGACGAACCTCCTAGCTATCCTTTCACTGGTCTTTTGGCTTGTCGACTCATTAGTTTCATAACTGGGGCAGGTTTTTGTG TTGTTTCGGTGGATCTCACATGTCAACCACCTCATTCCGTAAGACGGTATGTGGAGGATCTCCATGGAAAGTCCGGAGACCTTGCAGCAGAAGCAAAAACACAGTCAATAATCCATTATGTGTATCAAG TACTACCAATTATTAAGCAAGTTCGAGAGAAAAAGATGGAACTCAAATGTGCGGTGGAATTAGTAAAACTTGTTTGTTCACATGGCAATTCTAGCATGAACTGCTATCAGATTATTCAATTTTTCGGTGCACAATGCCTGAGATTAGCGATGCGGGTTGGAGCAGTTGATATCGTAAAGTTATGCCTTCAACATTTTCCGATTCTGGTTACCGTGCCTTTAACAGCAGACCGAAACATTCTGCAAGCTGCTGTTGAAGTTCGGCAAGAAAGGATATACAACATTATACTAGGAATGGGTGTTAGCACCAGGTTGCTGGCTTCCGCTCTAACCAGGACAACCGGAGAAAACATACTGCATTTGGTTGCACGGTTGCCACCTTCTACTCGTCTCTCATTTGTTTCTGGTCCTGCTCTACTGTTGAATTAA
- the LOC103445523 gene encoding uncharacterized protein has translation MASSYSLFTEENFKQFHNVDRSLYTILVLKLFRDPLESMQVLALWLWLERDGFKNVVKRMLSLPYILINELADEAVTCLGLINGTHFSLSSEQTDIPLMQSFLEKEISVQFFHENRDAAARGVTKAVNEVCLPAFDDIMQKTIERNFAQNSVDHCNVVLPSQRSSSSLPSQQPSSSSLFPFSLSINEQPYLQQQQQPLQMRNEAAPPHDRTMFVTFSKGYPVQELEVRQFFTMTFGARIESLQMQEVQPHEQSLFAKIVFHCPTTIEAILNGMRKAKFTINGKHIWVRRYEPRRTRSLLPPMLWQPPIAPFGA, from the coding sequence ATGGCTTCGAGTTATTCGCTTTTCACTGAGGAGAACTTCAAACAGTTTCACAACGTTGACAGAAGTCTGTACACGATTCTGGTGCTGAAGCTCTTCCGGGACCCACTGGAGTCCATGCAGGTTCTGGCCCTGTGGCTCTGGCTGGAGAGAGACGGGTTCAAGAATGTGGTGAAAAGGATGCTCTCTTTGCCCTACATTTTGATCAACGAGCTCGCTGATGAGGCCGTCACCTGTCTCGGCCTCATCAACGGGACCCATTTCTCTCTTTCCTCTGAGCAGACGGACATCCCACTCATGCAAAGCTTTCTAGAGAAAGAAATCTCAGTCCAGTTTTTCCATGAGAACCGGGATGCAGCGGCTCGCGGTGTCACCAAGGCCGTCAACGAGGTCTGCCTCCCGGCTTTCGACGACATCATGCAGAAGACAATTGAGCGGAATTTCGCTCAGAACTCTGTGGATCACTGCAACGTGGTGTTACCATCACAACGATCATCGTCTTCGTTACCATCCCAACAACCATCATCTTCGTCTTTATTCCCATTTTCTCTTTCAATTAATGAGCAGCCATatctgcagcagcagcagcaacctcTGCAGATGAGGAACGAGGCGGCGCCACCACACGACAGGACGATGTTTGTCACGTTCTCGAAAGGGTACCCGGTGCAGGAATTGGAAGTGAGGCAGTTTTTCACGATGACTTTCGGGGCTAGAATCGAGTCGCTGCAAATGCAGGAGGTGCAGCCACACGAGCAGTCACTGTTTGCGAAAATTGTCTTCCACTGTCCGACGACGATCGAGGCCATACTCAATGGGATGAGGAAGGCAAAGTTTACAATCAATGGAAAACACATTTGGGTGAGGAGATATGAGCCGAGAAGGACACGATCGTTGCTTCCACCAATGCTTTGGCAACCACCAATTGCTCCTTTTGGGGCATGA